The Candidatus Neomarinimicrobiota bacterium genome has a segment encoding these proteins:
- a CDS encoding HipA domain-containing protein, with protein MNVSDRHVILLERFDHKGSSRIPFLSGMSMLGALDHENRSYLELVDALHQFGAQPKHDIQELWRRIVFTILVTNVDDHMRNHGFVYRGFSKIVVID; from the coding sequence ATCAATGTATCTGATCGACATGTCATACTTCTTGAGAGGTTCGACCACAAAGGTTCTTCCAGGATTCCATTCCTGTCAGGGATGAGCATGCTGGGAGCTTTGGATCACGAGAATAGGAGCTATTTGGAATTAGTTGATGCCCTTCATCAATTCGGAGCACAACCTAAGCATGATATACAGGAACTATGGAGAAGGATCGTATTCACGATCCTTGTTACAAATGTGGATGATCATATGCGCAACCATGGCTTTGTTTACAGAGGTTTCTCGAAAATAGTTGTAATTGACTGA
- a CDS encoding sodium:solute symporter family protein, producing MTLQFIDWISIFGFFAISLIIGLSVAKKAGSNSAEFFASGRSMPWWLLGVSMVATTFSADTPNLVTDLVRQHGVSGNWMWWAFLLTGMVTVFIYAKLWRRSEVLTDVEFYELRYSGKSAAFLRGFRSLYLGVFFNVIIMATVLLAAIKIGGVMLGLTPFETIFWASLVTVIYSMLGGLRGVLITDFIQFFIAMIGAVYAAVIVVNLPEVGGLTNLLSHPAVSGKISLLPDFSDTNLLMTVLIIPIAVQWWSVWYPGAEPGGGGYIAQRMLAAKDEKNAMGATLFFNLAHYALRPWPWILVALASLVVFPDLESLGAAFPNIDANILKDDLAYSAMLTYLPAGILGIVVASLIAAVMSTISTHLNWGASYVVNDFYKRFVKTEASEKELVLIGRGTILILMILASTLALFLSNALQAFHIMLQIGAGTGLLFLLRWFWWRINAISEIAAMVISFVVALYFELIHHRLGFADIIEWKKLVIGVAITTVGWVLVTLLTKPSDQKTLLNFYRKITPGGPGWKKVLDKAKQDGENVDVYISEKWDLPSSILGVFLGLLVIYNGLFSIGFWLYSNTFAAIVTTTVSIIASVILIKMWAKFRVS from the coding sequence ATGACACTACAATTTATCGACTGGATTTCAATTTTTGGATTTTTTGCAATTTCACTGATCATTGGACTTAGCGTAGCCAAAAAAGCAGGTTCAAATTCAGCGGAATTCTTTGCTTCGGGGCGTAGTATGCCCTGGTGGTTATTGGGTGTTTCAATGGTTGCAACTACATTTTCGGCAGATACACCCAACCTGGTTACAGACCTTGTTCGCCAACATGGTGTTTCCGGGAACTGGATGTGGTGGGCATTTCTGCTCACCGGAATGGTGACTGTTTTTATCTATGCGAAATTATGGCGCCGCTCAGAAGTATTGACTGATGTTGAATTTTATGAACTGCGCTATAGTGGAAAATCGGCAGCCTTTTTACGGGGGTTTCGGTCTCTTTATCTTGGGGTCTTTTTTAATGTTATAATTATGGCCACTGTATTACTCGCCGCAATTAAAATTGGTGGGGTCATGCTGGGACTCACCCCCTTTGAAACCATATTTTGGGCCTCTTTGGTAACTGTAATATACAGTATGCTTGGTGGCTTACGCGGTGTGCTTATTACTGATTTTATTCAATTTTTTATTGCCATGATTGGTGCCGTATATGCAGCAGTTATTGTGGTTAATTTGCCAGAGGTTGGTGGGCTGACAAATTTATTATCCCATCCTGCAGTCAGTGGTAAGATATCTCTCCTGCCAGATTTCTCAGATACGAATTTATTGATGACTGTGTTGATTATTCCCATTGCTGTTCAATGGTGGAGTGTCTGGTATCCTGGTGCCGAACCCGGTGGTGGTGGCTATATCGCCCAGCGCATGCTAGCTGCAAAGGATGAAAAGAATGCCATGGGAGCCACCCTGTTTTTCAATTTGGCTCATTATGCTTTACGCCCCTGGCCCTGGATTCTGGTCGCGCTGGCTTCTCTGGTTGTTTTCCCGGACCTGGAATCCTTAGGGGCTGCCTTTCCAAATATTGATGCAAACATCCTAAAAGACGATCTGGCCTATTCTGCCATGCTCACCTATTTGCCTGCTGGCATATTAGGAATTGTGGTAGCCTCTCTTATCGCAGCCGTAATGTCAACCATTTCTACTCACCTGAACTGGGGTGCATCCTATGTCGTGAATGATTTCTATAAACGGTTTGTTAAAACTGAAGCCAGCGAGAAAGAACTGGTCCTGATTGGCCGAGGAACAATCCTCATTCTCATGATTCTAGCAAGTACACTGGCCTTGTTCCTGAGTAACGCCTTGCAAGCCTTTCACATCATGCTGCAGATCGGAGCTGGTACAGGACTCCTGTTTTTGCTCCGCTGGTTTTGGTGGCGGATCAATGCCATTAGTGAAATTGCTGCAATGGTCATATCATTTGTAGTCGCCCTTTACTTTGAGCTCATCCACCATCGTTTGGGATTTGCGGATATTATTGAATGGAAAAAACTGGTCATCGGCGTGGCTATCACCACGGTAGGGTGGGTATTGGTCACCCTGCTTACAAAACCAAGTGACCAGAAAACGTTACTAAATTTTTACCGCAAAATAACTCCTGGTGGTCCAGGCTGGAAAAAGGTTTTGGACAAGGCTAAACAGGACGGTGAGAATGTTGATGTCTATATCTCAGAGAAATGGGATTTGCCATCTAGCATACTGGGAGTATTTCTGGGGTTACTTGTGATCTACAACGGTCTATTTTCCATCGGTTTCTGGCTCTATTCAAATACATTTGCAGCTATAGTTACTACAACAGTTTCCATAATTGCGTCAGTTATTTTGATCAAAATGTGGGCGAAGTTCCGAGTAAGCTAA
- a CDS encoding DUF5009 domain-containing protein, protein MNSTASNKHLAISERLLSLDVFRGLTMFLLIGEATFLYEHLLEFGAEDGLWQSFVLQFHHHPWNGLRFWDLIQPYFMFIVGVAMPFSFAARWAKGQSWLDSFKHAITRSAILLFLGWALYCIGPGKITFELWDVLAQLSVTYLIAFLIMRKSMKIQFAISIGLLLLTEVLYRTWSVPGYDQAFTPGHNFGSWMDMLLMGKVSAGHWIAFNAIPTSAHTIWGVLAGMILMSKRNWQSKLKIIGFAGLAMLVIGYGLDPFTPIVKRISTTTFVFASGGWALLTLAFLYWLIDVRRIRSWAVFSTFVGMNPLFIYLFSHTGGTEWFRKIIHPFVYGIFGFTSDAFTLTLESLLLWGLLWALTYWLYKKKIFIRI, encoded by the coding sequence ATGAATAGCACTGCTTCGAATAAACATCTAGCAATTAGCGAGCGTTTATTGTCCCTGGATGTATTCCGGGGCTTGACCATGTTCTTATTGATTGGTGAAGCCACCTTTCTCTATGAGCACCTGCTGGAATTCGGCGCAGAGGACGGCCTTTGGCAATCTTTCGTTCTGCAATTTCATCATCACCCCTGGAATGGACTACGCTTTTGGGATTTGATTCAGCCCTACTTTATGTTCATCGTCGGAGTCGCCATGCCTTTCTCTTTCGCAGCTCGCTGGGCCAAAGGACAGAGCTGGTTAGATAGTTTCAAACATGCCATAACAAGATCGGCGATCCTGTTATTTCTTGGCTGGGCTCTGTACTGCATTGGCCCTGGGAAAATCACCTTTGAGTTGTGGGATGTCCTGGCTCAGCTTTCGGTTACTTATCTTATCGCATTTCTCATCATGCGCAAGTCAATGAAAATTCAATTCGCTATTTCCATTGGTCTGTTATTACTCACTGAGGTTTTATATAGAACATGGTCGGTGCCAGGATATGATCAGGCATTTACCCCTGGTCACAACTTTGGCAGCTGGATGGATATGTTACTTATGGGCAAAGTTTCTGCAGGTCACTGGATCGCCTTCAATGCCATTCCCACCAGTGCTCACACCATTTGGGGTGTCCTGGCTGGAATGATCTTAATGAGTAAACGGAACTGGCAGAGCAAGCTTAAAATTATCGGTTTTGCCGGATTGGCGATGCTGGTTATTGGATATGGACTTGATCCTTTCACGCCAATTGTTAAACGAATTTCTACGACAACATTTGTGTTTGCATCAGGGGGTTGGGCACTGCTCACTCTGGCTTTTCTTTATTGGCTCATCGATGTTCGCCGGATTCGATCATGGGCAGTTTTTTCAACATTTGTGGGCATGAATCCCCTATTTATCTATCTGTTTTCCCATACGGGTGGGACGGAATGGTTCCGAAAAATTATTCATCCCTTTGTATATGGTATTTTTGGCTTCACATCAGATGCCTTCACGTTAACTTTAGAATCACTCTTGCTCTGGGGCTTGCTGTGGGCATTAACCTATTGGCTATATAAAAAGAAGATCTTTATACGAATATAA